One Tamlana carrageenivorans genomic region harbors:
- a CDS encoding PUR family DNA/RNA-binding protein produces MNNNGMMEKEEIFSKVLRAGRRTYFFDVRATKADDYYLTITESKKFTNDDGSFHYKKHKIYIYKEDFAEFKEILAEMTDYIINEKGDEVISERHQKDFKKEYDPTSRVTEDELKTPESFTDINFDDI; encoded by the coding sequence AAATTTTTTCAAAAGTTTTGAGAGCAGGACGACGCACTTATTTTTTTGATGTAAGAGCTACGAAAGCAGATGATTATTACTTAACTATTACAGAAAGTAAAAAATTCACTAATGACGACGGATCATTTCATTATAAAAAACATAAAATTTATATTTATAAGGAAGATTTTGCTGAGTTTAAAGAGATTTTAGCAGAAATGACCGATTATATCATTAACGAAAAAGGTGATGAAGTGATTAGCGAGCGTCACCAAAAGGACTTCAAAAAAGAATACGACCCTACAAGTAGAGTTACTGAAGATGAATTAAAAACCCCTGAAAGTTTTACTGATATTAATTTTGACGATATTTAA